A genomic segment from Gilvibacter sp. SZ-19 encodes:
- a CDS encoding S41 family peptidase: MLKRVKRIGIPVVLGLILISTTAFKNDFFEIAKQVEIFTTLFKELNMNYVDETTPAELMDKAITGMLDDLDPYTVYWNEQEVEDARINNSGEYTGIGASARTIKGKIIVMEPFKGYPADKAGLKAGDEIIKIDNISLSDFTDDAGDLLKGAPGTTVSLTYLRQGKEYTTNLTREAVGIKAVPFSKLIGGDTGYIVLSKFNAKTTIETRKALEDLKEEGAKKIILDLRGNPGGLLNEAINVVNLFVNKGEVITTTKSVIKKYNRTYMTQQDPVDTEIPLVVLVNGRSASASEIVSGAIQDLDRGVVIGARSFGKGLVQRPKKLTYGTQLKITISRYYTPSGRCIQALDYWNRDENGDPVRAEPDEYNAFKTRGGRTVYDGGGILPDIVLESSKYSPITTALLRDNAIFNFATDYYYKKKLDSWSNFEFTDADFEAFLKFLNKNGFEYETETEKAFEAAFNKAKSDELQGKIDKAYGQLRAAINEVKQDELRDKKVEIKSLLEQEILKRYFYREGLYEYQVVNNPEILEALAVLNDPQRYAKILK; this comes from the coding sequence ATGCTTAAACGCGTAAAACGTATCGGAATCCCTGTGGTCTTAGGGCTGATCTTAATCAGCACCACGGCTTTTAAAAACGACTTCTTTGAAATTGCAAAACAAGTGGAGATCTTCACCACCTTATTCAAAGAACTCAATATGAATTATGTAGACGAGACCACGCCCGCCGAGCTGATGGATAAAGCCATCACGGGAATGTTAGACGACCTGGACCCGTATACGGTTTACTGGAACGAGCAAGAAGTGGAGGACGCCCGAATCAACAACTCTGGTGAATACACCGGAATTGGCGCCTCTGCAAGAACAATAAAGGGGAAAATTATTGTTATGGAGCCTTTTAAAGGGTATCCGGCAGATAAGGCTGGACTCAAGGCCGGCGATGAGATCATTAAGATCGACAATATCTCCTTAAGTGATTTTACCGATGATGCCGGAGACCTCTTAAAAGGGGCTCCCGGCACCACGGTTTCGCTAACTTATTTGCGCCAGGGCAAGGAGTACACCACAAACTTGACCCGAGAAGCGGTGGGTATTAAAGCGGTTCCTTTTTCGAAACTCATCGGCGGTGATACCGGTTATATTGTGTTGAGTAAATTCAATGCAAAAACAACCATAGAGACCCGTAAAGCCTTAGAGGATCTTAAAGAAGAAGGAGCTAAAAAGATCATCCTTGACCTTAGAGGGAACCCGGGGGGCTTGCTCAATGAGGCCATTAATGTGGTGAACTTATTTGTCAATAAGGGAGAGGTAATTACCACGACAAAATCCGTCATTAAAAAATACAACCGCACCTACATGACCCAACAAGACCCCGTGGATACAGAGATCCCTTTGGTGGTTTTGGTCAATGGTCGATCGGCCTCGGCTAGTGAGATCGTTTCTGGAGCCATTCAAGATCTGGATCGCGGGGTGGTAATTGGCGCCCGCAGTTTTGGAAAGGGCTTGGTACAGCGTCCAAAAAAACTCACTTATGGCACCCAGCTTAAGATCACTATCTCGAGATATTACACACCAAGCGGCAGATGTATTCAGGCCTTGGATTACTGGAACAGGGACGAGAACGGAGATCCGGTTCGCGCCGAACCAGACGAGTATAACGCCTTTAAAACACGCGGCGGTAGAACTGTCTACGACGGAGGAGGAATTCTTCCGGACATAGTCTTAGAGTCTTCTAAGTACAGCCCAATAACTACAGCCTTGCTTAGGGATAATGCCATTTTTAATTTCGCCACGGACTACTATTACAAGAAAAAGCTGGACTCCTGGTCTAATTTCGAGTTTACAGATGCCGATTTTGAGGCGTTTTTAAAGTTTCTCAACAAGAACGGATTCGAGTACGAGACCGAAACGGAAAAGGCTTTTGAAGCCGCGTTTAATAAAGCCAAAAGTGACGAACTCCAGGGCAAGATCGATAAGGCCTACGGACAATTGAGAGCTGCCATAAACGAGGTTAAGCAAGACGAATTGCGCGACAAAAAGGTAGAGATCAAATCTCTTTTAGAACAAGAGATCTTAAAGCGCTATTTCTATCGTGAAGGATTGTATGAATATCAAGTAGTGAATAACCCGGAGATCTTAGAAGCCCTTGCGGTGCTTAATGATCCGCAGCGTTATGCGAAGATCCTAAAGTAA
- a CDS encoding DUF4349 domain-containing protein: MMKTLFITLFGTFLACSDGGNSSAKYAAADEAGWDDMEEVFVESSPSEELDAKAADTKIIKTADIEFATRDMDATYLRVRKAIAATGGNLQDDNTGKSYNQVYRNLVIRVPSANFETLVDSIGQGVDYFDTKRISRRDVGEEFVDLQARLKAKRKLEERYLQLLSKAKNVKEMLEIERELASIREEIEAKQGRLNYLQSQVSMSTISLRFYKETVEAQVQASFGSKIANALKGGWNGLLTFFIGVLYLWPFLLVVGLAFFIIRSYLKRSKRSANS, encoded by the coding sequence ATGATGAAAACCTTATTTATTACCCTTTTTGGGACCTTTTTAGCGTGTTCTGACGGCGGAAATTCTTCTGCGAAATACGCCGCAGCCGACGAGGCTGGCTGGGACGACATGGAAGAAGTTTTTGTAGAATCAAGCCCATCCGAAGAACTTGATGCAAAGGCCGCTGACACCAAGATCATCAAAACGGCAGACATTGAATTCGCTACGCGAGACATGGACGCTACTTATTTACGCGTTCGCAAAGCCATCGCTGCAACGGGAGGAAACTTGCAAGACGACAATACCGGAAAATCATACAACCAAGTCTATCGAAACTTGGTGATCCGTGTACCTTCGGCAAATTTTGAGACCCTAGTGGATTCTATAGGTCAAGGCGTGGATTATTTTGACACCAAACGGATTTCGCGCCGAGATGTGGGCGAAGAATTTGTCGATCTCCAAGCCCGACTCAAAGCCAAGCGTAAATTAGAGGAGCGCTATCTGCAACTGCTCAGCAAGGCTAAGAACGTAAAAGAAATGTTGGAGATAGAACGCGAACTGGCCAGTATCCGCGAAGAGATCGAGGCCAAACAAGGGCGATTGAACTACCTGCAAAGTCAGGTGAGCATGAGCACCATTAGCCTTCGCTTTTACAAAGAAACTGTTGAGGCACAGGTGCAAGCGTCCTTTGGCAGCAAGATCGCCAACGCTCTAAAAGGCGGGTGGAACGGACTACTGACCTTTTTTATCGGAGTGCTATACCTCTGGCCCTTCTTATTGGTTGTTGGCCTGGCGTTCTTTATTATTAGAAGCTATTTGAAAAGATCTAAAAGATCTGCGAACTCATAA
- the rpiB gene encoding ribose 5-phosphate isomerase B, which yields MKISIGNDHAGTEYKAAIKAHLEAQGHKVSNHGTDDSSSVDYPDFIHPVATDVENGAADLGIIICGSGNGAAMTANKHQQVRAALCWTKEITELARLHNDANVLSIPARFTSLPQAVAMVDVFLNTEFEGGRHANRVNKIACM from the coding sequence ATGAAGATCTCCATAGGAAACGACCACGCCGGTACTGAATACAAAGCCGCTATTAAAGCGCATCTCGAAGCCCAAGGCCACAAAGTGAGTAATCACGGTACCGACGATAGTTCTAGTGTTGATTATCCTGACTTTATTCATCCAGTTGCTACAGATGTAGAGAATGGCGCTGCAGACCTAGGGATCATTATTTGCGGAAGTGGAAACGGAGCAGCTATGACAGCCAATAAGCACCAACAAGTAAGAGCTGCCTTGTGTTGGACTAAAGAAATCACAGAGCTGGCCAGATTACATAATGACGCGAACGTACTTAGTATTCCAGCCCGTTTCACCTCTTTACCACAGGCTGTCGCTATGGTAGATGTGTTTTTAAACACAGAATTTGAGGGAGGTAGACACGCCAATCGCGTGAATAAAATTGCTTGTATGTAA
- the folB gene encoding dihydroneopterin aldolase, giving the protein MGIIRLHNVRVYASHGCLKEETIIGSDYLVQLEVKADLQKAAATDDLNDTVDYVHLNRIIKEEMAVPSKLLEVVARKINTRILKELPMVSYTKVCVAKINPPIGGDVASVEVCLEDQR; this is encoded by the coding sequence GTGGGAATCATTCGCTTACATAACGTTAGAGTATACGCCTCACACGGCTGTTTAAAAGAAGAAACCATAATTGGTTCCGATTATCTGGTACAATTAGAAGTTAAGGCAGATCTTCAAAAGGCCGCTGCTACTGACGATCTCAACGATACTGTGGATTACGTGCACCTGAACCGCATCATTAAAGAAGAAATGGCGGTGCCAAGTAAACTGCTAGAAGTTGTAGCGAGAAAGATCAATACGCGCATTTTAAAGGAGCTGCCCATGGTGAGTTATACCAAGGTTTGCGTGGCCAAGATCAACCCGCCAATTGGTGGCGATGTAGCCTCGGTAGAAGTTTGTTTGGAAGACCAACGCTAA
- a CDS encoding GNAT family N-acetyltransferase, whose product MSLSKTDLIITVKTFEDLNIRELYELLQLRSEVFVVEQDCVYQDLDGKDQKALHIIGTRNGKIVAYTRCFKPGDYFAEAAIGRVVVAEEFRKDGYGHQIMKASVAAISEHYKTNIIKLSAQTYLIDFYNSHGFKTTGESYLEDGIPHIAMIKA is encoded by the coding sequence ATGTCATTGTCCAAGACTGATCTTATCATTACAGTTAAAACCTTTGAAGATCTAAACATCAGGGAGCTCTACGAGTTGCTGCAACTGCGCAGCGAGGTTTTCGTTGTAGAACAAGATTGTGTTTATCAGGATCTGGACGGAAAAGATCAGAAGGCGTTGCATATTATTGGTACGCGCAACGGAAAGATAGTGGCCTATACCCGCTGCTTTAAACCTGGAGATTATTTTGCAGAAGCGGCCATTGGCAGGGTAGTGGTGGCAGAAGAATTTCGCAAGGATGGCTACGGACATCAGATCATGAAAGCCTCTGTAGCTGCAATTTCAGAACACTACAAAACCAATATCATTAAACTTTCCGCTCAGACCTATTTGATTGATTTTTACAACAGCCACGGTTTTAAAACAACAGGGGAATCCTATCTAGAAGATGGAATTCCACATATTGCAATGATTAAAGCTTAA
- the rnpA gene encoding ribonuclease P protein component, protein MLKFPASERLKSSKQIEALFTEGKSAKSFPLLMRFMPAEVQTHKAAFAVSKRNFKSAVDRNRVKRLMREAYRLEKSQFQKTSARYLILFVYTGKNLPTLNELRLLMVKLLKQLE, encoded by the coding sequence ATGCTAAAATTTCCTGCTTCGGAGCGATTAAAGAGCAGCAAACAGATCGAAGCCTTATTTACCGAAGGTAAAAGTGCTAAGTCGTTTCCGCTGCTGATGCGTTTTATGCCTGCTGAGGTGCAAACGCATAAAGCGGCCTTTGCCGTTTCTAAGCGAAATTTTAAGAGCGCTGTAGACCGTAATCGTGTTAAACGCTTGATGCGAGAAGCTTATAGGTTGGAGAAAAGCCAATTCCAAAAGACTTCTGCACGGTATTTGATACTCTTTGTTTACACGGGCAAGAATCTTCCAACTTTAAATGAATTACGCCTGTTAATGGTTAAACTTTTAAAACAATTGGAATGA
- a CDS encoding head GIN domain-containing protein, with amino-acid sequence MKRIITLITLIFTSQLFAQEINKEVGDFDTIKVFDLIEVNMIPADENRVVVKGRDVDYVKIINDNGKLKIRMEIDKRFNGDDTFVEVYFKSIATIDANEGSYITVNETLIQDELELRAQEGGTIKVGLDVKRLKARAVTGGILETSGKTDWQEVTLNTGGIYEGQDLITSYTKVTIAAGGEAEIHAKDKAELKVTAGGDIYVYGEPAELKKKTFAGGRIERMY; translated from the coding sequence ATGAAGCGGATAATTACACTTATAACCTTAATCTTTACCAGTCAGCTCTTTGCACAAGAGATCAATAAAGAGGTAGGAGATTTTGATACCATAAAAGTTTTTGACCTGATCGAGGTGAATATGATCCCTGCGGATGAGAATCGGGTAGTGGTCAAAGGCCGTGATGTAGATTACGTAAAGATCATCAATGACAACGGCAAGCTCAAGATCCGTATGGAGATCGATAAGCGTTTCAACGGCGATGATACCTTCGTAGAGGTTTACTTTAAAAGCATTGCAACTATCGATGCCAACGAAGGTTCTTATATCACTGTCAATGAAACTTTAATTCAAGATGAATTGGAGTTGAGAGCTCAAGAAGGAGGTACTATTAAAGTTGGTTTAGATGTAAAACGTCTTAAAGCACGCGCCGTTACCGGCGGGATCTTAGAAACCTCTGGAAAGACCGATTGGCAAGAAGTTACCTTAAATACTGGAGGAATTTATGAAGGCCAAGACCTAATTACCTCTTATACTAAAGTAACTATTGCGGCAGGAGGTGAGGCAGAGATTCACGCCAAAGACAAGGCAGAGCTGAAGGTCACTGCGGGTGGCGATATCTACGTATATGGAGAACCAGCTGAACTCAAAAAGAAAACCTTTGCCGGCGGCCGAATAGAACGCATGTACTAA
- a CDS encoding GNAT family N-acetyltransferase gives MRILLQRVDNKHPDLLKLVQQLDEELKITDGDDHDFYDQYNGLDDIKHLLLAYTENRATACGGFKAINKTTAEVKRMYTAQEARGKGLARAILQEVELWAKQEGFERLVLETGVRQYSAIALYQKTGYQRMEENYGPYKGVAESLCFSKLL, from the coding sequence ATGAGAATCTTACTCCAAAGAGTCGATAATAAACACCCAGACCTTTTAAAGTTGGTGCAGCAGTTAGATGAGGAACTCAAGATCACCGATGGAGATGATCACGACTTTTACGATCAGTATAATGGTCTGGATGATATTAAGCATTTACTTTTGGCCTATACCGAAAATCGCGCGACCGCCTGCGGCGGTTTTAAAGCCATAAATAAAACCACGGCCGAAGTAAAACGCATGTACACCGCCCAAGAAGCTCGCGGAAAAGGTCTTGCAAGAGCTATTTTACAAGAGGTTGAACTTTGGGCTAAGCAAGAGGGTTTTGAACGCTTGGTCTTAGAAACTGGCGTACGCCAATACTCTGCAATTGCGCTCTACCAGAAAACTGGCTACCAGCGCATGGAAGAAAATTATGGTCCGTATAAAGGTGTGGCAGAGAGCCTGTGTTTTTCCAAATTACTTTAG
- a CDS encoding cation diffusion facilitator family transporter, protein MGGNHHHHDSKGTKLVVSILLNVIITASQVIGGVISGSLALLSDALHNFSDVLSLLISYIAERLSKRSASTAKTFGYKRAEIIAAFINSSTLLIVAVILIVESIERFVSPQEIESNLVIWLSAIAIVGNGLSVLLLRKEAGSNMNMRSAYLHLLTDMAASVAVLIGGLLMKYYQLWWVDSALTMAIALYLIFMGYDLFKQSLKVLMLFTPAGIEIENIIKTVNEFPSVQAMHHVHVWQANEDETHLEAHLDLHEDIRISEFDTLLLKIEAYLKKEYGINHVNIQPEFNKNDAKDVIVQD, encoded by the coding sequence ATGGGCGGGAACCATCATCATCACGATTCCAAAGGCACCAAATTGGTGGTGTCTATCTTGCTCAATGTGATCATCACCGCTTCTCAAGTTATAGGAGGAGTTATCTCAGGCAGTCTTGCCTTACTTTCTGATGCACTACATAATTTCAGTGATGTTCTATCACTGCTTATCAGTTATATCGCAGAGCGGCTTTCCAAACGCTCTGCCTCCACAGCAAAAACTTTCGGATACAAGCGCGCCGAAATTATAGCGGCTTTTATAAACTCCAGCACTTTGCTTATTGTAGCGGTGATCTTAATTGTGGAGTCTATAGAGCGTTTTGTGAGTCCTCAAGAAATTGAAAGCAATTTAGTGATCTGGCTGTCTGCAATTGCTATAGTTGGAAACGGCTTAAGTGTTCTTTTACTGCGGAAGGAAGCTGGCAGCAACATGAATATGCGCTCTGCCTATTTACACTTACTAACCGATATGGCCGCCTCTGTTGCGGTACTCATTGGCGGTTTACTTATGAAATACTATCAGCTTTGGTGGGTAGACAGCGCCCTTACTATGGCTATTGCGCTGTATTTGATCTTTATGGGTTACGACTTGTTCAAGCAATCGCTAAAAGTGTTGATGTTGTTCACTCCTGCGGGAATCGAGATAGAGAATATCATTAAAACGGTCAACGAATTTCCAAGTGTTCAAGCCATGCATCATGTGCATGTATGGCAGGCCAATGAAGATGAGACACATCTGGAAGCGCATTTAGATCTACATGAGGATATTCGAATTTCTGAGTTCGACACGCTATTACTTAAAATAGAAGCGTATCTTAAAAAAGAGTACGGAATCAATCACGTAAATATTCAACCAGAATTCAATAAAAACGACGCCAAAGATGTCATTGTCCAAGACTGA
- the rnr gene encoding ribonuclease R, with product MGKKKRKKKGTTKIQQLSRSILSILKQDPSRSFNYKQIAAKLQVTDPSGRNQIIKKLRQLQSKGQVEEIDRGKFKIVAKSFYHEGTIDVTSRGQGYVIVDGMQEDVFIKQGNLNRALNGDKVEVYIFKRRKGGKLEGEITRVIERKRTEFVGTIQIQKNFAFVDTSASKLSVDIFVPKNKIGKAQDGDKVLVKLEDWPESADSPFGSIIKSFGPEGEHNTEIHAILAQYGLPYEFPHEVQAFADQLDTSITQKEIDKRRDMREVLTFTIDPKDAKDFDDALSFQVLENGNYEIGIHIADVSHYLQEGTILDEEAFERATSVYLVDRVVPMLPEVLSNNACSLRPNEEKYTFSAVFEISKDAQIQSQWFGRTVTYSDARFAYEEAQVVIEAKQDAPFSEVEIPEDISIREGAYKVPSALVEAISTLDVLAKIMRKKRMQAGAISFDKVETKFHLDKDNNPEGIFFKTSKDANKLIEEFMLLANRRVAEFIGKQNPPKTFVYRIHDEPDDEKLAQLGNIAYQFGHRFSVKDRKSTTAALNQLLKDVQGAKEQNLVDTLAIRSMSKAIYSTENIGHYGLAFDYYTHFTSPIRRYPDVMVHRLLQHYLDGGKSADKDQFERDCGHCSDMEYTASSAERDSIKYMQVKYMSQYKDEVFLGVISGVTEWGIYVEIISNRCEGMVALRDLKEDHFDFDRDQMAVVGANTKMMYQLGDEVYITLKNADLVKKQLDYNLLGHKEDHNYPNAL from the coding sequence ATGGGGAAGAAAAAAAGAAAGAAAAAGGGAACAACTAAGATTCAGCAACTTAGCCGAAGCATACTCAGTATCCTGAAACAAGATCCTTCCAGGAGTTTCAATTACAAACAAATTGCAGCCAAATTACAGGTTACAGACCCAAGTGGTCGCAATCAGATCATAAAAAAACTCAGACAATTACAGTCTAAAGGACAAGTGGAGGAGATCGATAGAGGGAAATTCAAAATAGTTGCTAAATCCTTCTACCACGAGGGTACTATAGATGTTACTAGTAGAGGACAAGGCTATGTCATTGTAGACGGCATGCAAGAAGATGTCTTTATAAAACAAGGCAATCTCAATAGGGCTTTGAACGGAGATAAAGTTGAAGTCTATATATTCAAAAGAAGAAAGGGTGGAAAATTAGAAGGGGAGATCACCAGAGTGATCGAGCGCAAACGCACCGAGTTTGTCGGAACCATTCAGATCCAAAAGAATTTCGCCTTTGTAGATACTTCTGCTTCTAAATTATCGGTAGATATTTTTGTTCCAAAGAACAAGATCGGGAAAGCACAAGATGGTGATAAAGTACTGGTTAAGTTAGAAGACTGGCCAGAATCTGCAGACTCTCCGTTTGGGAGTATTATAAAGAGCTTTGGTCCTGAAGGTGAGCACAATACAGAGATCCATGCTATTTTAGCGCAATACGGATTACCGTATGAATTTCCTCATGAGGTGCAAGCTTTTGCAGATCAGTTAGATACATCTATCACTCAAAAAGAGATCGATAAAAGGCGTGATATGCGGGAGGTTTTAACCTTTACAATCGACCCTAAAGACGCTAAGGATTTTGACGATGCACTCTCTTTCCAAGTCTTGGAAAATGGCAATTATGAAATTGGTATTCACATTGCCGATGTGTCTCATTATTTACAGGAAGGAACCATTTTAGATGAAGAAGCCTTTGAACGTGCCACTTCTGTTTATTTAGTGGATAGAGTGGTGCCTATGTTGCCGGAAGTGCTTTCTAACAACGCTTGTTCTTTACGTCCAAACGAAGAGAAATACACTTTTTCTGCTGTATTTGAGATCAGTAAGGATGCGCAGATCCAATCGCAGTGGTTTGGTAGAACAGTGACTTATTCTGATGCTCGTTTTGCTTACGAAGAAGCTCAAGTTGTAATTGAAGCTAAACAAGATGCTCCTTTTTCTGAAGTGGAAATTCCGGAAGATATTTCAATTCGCGAAGGTGCTTATAAGGTGCCATCGGCTTTGGTTGAGGCTATCTCAACCTTAGATGTTCTAGCAAAGATCATGCGTAAAAAACGTATGCAAGCTGGTGCCATCTCTTTTGATAAAGTGGAAACCAAATTCCATCTAGATAAAGACAATAATCCAGAGGGGATCTTCTTTAAAACCTCTAAGGACGCCAACAAACTCATAGAAGAGTTTATGCTTTTAGCCAACAGAAGAGTGGCAGAATTCATAGGGAAACAAAATCCTCCAAAGACCTTTGTATATCGAATCCACGACGAGCCAGACGATGAAAAACTGGCGCAACTCGGAAACATCGCCTATCAGTTTGGACACCGTTTTTCTGTAAAAGACAGAAAGTCTACCACCGCCGCCTTGAATCAACTCTTAAAAGATGTACAAGGAGCAAAGGAGCAAAACTTGGTAGATACCTTAGCCATCAGATCAATGAGCAAAGCTATTTATAGCACCGAGAATATTGGTCACTATGGTTTAGCGTTTGATTATTATACCCACTTTACTTCACCGATTCGCCGTTATCCGGATGTTATGGTGCATCGTTTGTTGCAGCATTATTTAGACGGAGGGAAAAGTGCAGACAAAGACCAATTCGAAAGAGATTGTGGTCACTGTAGCGATATGGAATACACCGCTTCTAGTGCAGAACGCGACAGCATTAAATACATGCAGGTTAAATACATGAGTCAATACAAGGACGAGGTATTCTTGGGTGTTATTTCTGGAGTCACCGAATGGGGAATCTATGTGGAGATCATCAGTAATCGTTGTGAAGGAATGGTTGCTTTAAGAGATCTTAAAGAAGACCATTTTGATTTTGACCGCGACCAAATGGCTGTGGTTGGTGCCAACACTAAGATGATGTATCAGCTTGGAGATGAAGTGTATATCACATTAAAGAATGCCGATTTGGTCAAAAAGCAGTTAGATTACAACCTACTAGGACACAAAGAAGATCACAATTATCCCAACGCACTGTAA
- a CDS encoding LysE family translocator has translation MTDGLLYAAVYGFLLAFALGPVFFTLIETAISKGFKAALFFNIGAFTADILFIVFVYFSTEKILEKLQNDPNLIIFGGAILVVYGIISYIRISKSFIKIVREHYSVSVKKNLPGLFLKGFLLNFVNFGVLAGWMGTMIMANALTSSKEGVILFLSTVLIVFFSTDLVKITLAKKLRSKLTPRFIFRTKRWVSILIIGFGLILLYQGFFPNQSIKQGIQELQTEQTDTTE, from the coding sequence ATGACAGACGGCTTATTATATGCGGCAGTTTATGGTTTCTTATTAGCCTTTGCTTTAGGGCCTGTCTTTTTTACGCTTATAGAAACCGCTATTTCTAAGGGATTTAAGGCGGCCCTGTTCTTTAATATCGGTGCTTTTACTGCAGATATACTCTTCATTGTCTTTGTTTATTTTAGTACAGAAAAGATCTTAGAAAAACTGCAGAACGACCCGAATCTCATCATTTTTGGAGGTGCTATTTTGGTGGTCTATGGGATCATTTCATACATCCGCATCTCTAAATCCTTTATAAAAATTGTAAGAGAACACTATTCTGTCAGTGTTAAAAAGAACCTACCTGGCTTATTCTTAAAAGGCTTCCTTTTAAACTTTGTGAATTTCGGTGTTCTTGCCGGTTGGATGGGAACCATGATCATGGCCAATGCACTTACTTCTTCTAAAGAAGGAGTCATACTTTTTCTAAGTACCGTCTTGATTGTTTTCTTTTCTACGGATTTAGTAAAGATTACTTTAGCTAAAAAATTGCGCTCTAAACTCACGCCGCGCTTTATTTTTAGGACCAAGCGCTGGGTGAGTATTCTCATTATAGGATTTGGCTTGATCTTACTCTACCAAGGATTCTTCCCAAACCAATCCATTAAACAGGGTATACAGGAACTACAGACCGAACAAACTGACACTACAGAATAA